GGCAAACGAAAATATTTCTCAATTTTATATGGCAAAGGCTGCCAACATGCCGGGCATAGAGTTTATGGATACGGATTTTGCAATTTGCAATACGTTGGAAGAAGTACCTCTGCCAAAGGACCCCGGGCGCATAGATGCTGCAATTGTAGGACTTTGCGTTTGCGGAAGCATCAGATTAAGAATAAACCTTGATGATTATCAGATATCTAAAAATCAGATAGTTCTGATAATGCCTGACCAGATTATCCAGCTTGGCAAAAAGAGCAAAGACTATAAAGGAATTTATATCCTTGCATCCAAGAATTTTATAAATGAGATGCTTCCTTATTTTAATCAGCTCTCAATCTTCTTGTACGTGAAGGAGCATCCCGTAACTGATTTAAGTGCGGAGGAGGTCAATATCTTTAAAGAGTATCATTCATTCCTTTGGAAAAAGTTGAAAATGAGGGATAATGCATATAGGAAAGAAATCTCCCGCAATCTTCTCCTGGCTCTGTTGTATGAGGCGTACGGAATGTTTTCCAAGCACCGTCTTCCTGAGACTAGAAAGACAAGGCAGGAGGAGTTGTTTGCAGATTTTGTGAAGCTGGTGCAATTGAATTTCAGGAGAGAGCATTCTGTCTCTTTTTATGCAGACAAATTGTGCATTACGTCTAAATATCTTTCACTTTTAGTTAAAAGCGTGAGCAACAGGTCCGCAAGCGTGTGGATAGATGAATATGTAATTTTGGAAGCTAAGGCATTGCTGACGTCTTCCACTTTGACAATTAAACAAATATCTGATACTCTGGGATTTGTAAACCAATCGTTTTTTGGAAAATTTTTCCGCAGGCATGCAGGAGTTTCTCCAAGAAAATTCAGAGGAGCAGCCTGCTAAAATATTTTATTGACAAAGAAGTGTGTTAAATGAATTGCAGAGGAAAAGTATTGCCTGAGGATTTTATCTCTTTGATGCGTGAATCTTTGGATGAGAGAGAGTGCGCGTCTCTATTCTCTTCTTTTGAGAACGGAGAAGATGTTGTGAGCGTGCGGATTAATCCTTTGAAATCTATTTTTTCTCCCGGCAGTTTCCAGGAAAAATTTGCCTTAAAAATTTTTGGCGAAAATCTTGATGCTCCTGTAAAATGGTGTCCGTCAGGTTTTTATTTAAAGAAGAAAATCTCTTTTACCGCAGACCCTTACTTCCATTGCGGGGCATATTATGTTCAGGATGCCAGCAGCATGTTTCCGGA
The window above is part of the Bacteroidales bacterium genome. Proteins encoded here:
- a CDS encoding helix-turn-helix domain-containing protein; translation: MANENISQFYMAKAANMPGIEFMDTDFAICNTLEEVPLPKDPGRIDAAIVGLCVCGSIRLRINLDDYQISKNQIVLIMPDQIIQLGKKSKDYKGIYILASKNFINEMLPYFNQLSIFLYVKEHPVTDLSAEEVNIFKEYHSFLWKKLKMRDNAYRKEISRNLLLALLYEAYGMFSKHRLPETRKTRQEELFADFVKLVQLNFRREHSVSFYADKLCITSKYLSLLVKSVSNRSASVWIDEYVILEAKALLTSSTLTIKQISDTLGFVNQSFFGKFFRRHAGVSPRKFRGAAC